A genomic window from Gossypium hirsutum isolate 1008001.06 chromosome D12, Gossypium_hirsutum_v2.1, whole genome shotgun sequence includes:
- the LOC107946088 gene encoding uncharacterized protein isoform X1 — protein MVETRRSSSSSKRPLSSSPVTSNHISSKRSKASELASSPSNGATGSGSVKESGSDSPVTELRSSDLRVSDVAKADDGSVPTDKSADADVENVSLVSAGTLVGEAAVDAEKAEGLSGRVKKKPAKSGSKVPWGKLLSQHSQNPHLVMCGTPFTAGQSRQCNLCLKDSNISNVLCKVKHIESNGTSIALLEVTGGKGAVQVNGRTYRKNATLILNAGDELIFTTTGDHAYIFQQLTSDNLDAPGIPSVSTLEAQTAPIKGIIEARSRDSSAVNGAATILTSLSTKKNPEMSNLPSGCNMLDDCVPEVDMKDNAGNSDPATASARQKTVAPDATNENPNLDRLGLDDSMDAGNMKIPGAGYPLRPLLRILAGTPSTDFDFTGSIAKILDEQREIRKMLKEFDPPTTSISAKRQAFKDALQEGILSPDNIDISFENFPYFLSNTTKNVLIASTYVHLKCNKFAKYASDLPTMSPRILLSGPAGSEIYQETLAKALAKHFGARLLVVDSLLLPGGSTSKEAVSLKETSRAERASIYAKRAVQAAVSQQKRATSSVEADITGASSLHVLPKQEVSTATSKNYTFKKGDRVKFVGTTSPSTLSSLQPALRGPTIGVRGKVVLAFEENGSSKIGVRFDRSIPEGNDLGGLCEEDHGFFCTASSLRLEPGGDDVDKPVNEIFEVAFNESKSNPLILFVKDIEKSMAGNTDVYTSLKSKLENLPANVVVIGSHAQMDNRKEKSHPGSLLFTKFGANQTALLDLAFPDNFGRLHDRSKETPKTMKQVTRLFPNKVTIQLPQDEALLLDWKQQFERDSETLKAQSNIVSLRSVLNRSGLDCPDLESLSIKDQSLANESVEKVVGWALSHHFMHSSEALVKDAKLIISAESIKYGLSILQGIQSESKSLKKSLKDVVTENEFEKKLLGDVIPPSDIGVSFDDIGALENVKDTLKELVMLPLQRPDLFCKGQLTKPCKGILLFGPPGTGKTMLAKAVATEAGANFINISMSSITSKWFGEGEKYVKAVFSLASKIAPSVIFVDEVDSMLGRRENPGEHEAMRKMKNEFMVNWDGLRTKDRERVLVLAATNRPFDLDEAVIRRLPRRLMVNLPDAPNREKILRVILAKEELSSNVDLEAIANMTEGYSGSDLKNLCVTAAHCPIREILDKEKKERASAVAEDRPAPSLYSSADIRSLKMDDFKYAHEQVCASVSSESTNMNELLQWNELYGEGGSRKKKPLSYFM, from the exons ATGGTTGAAACGCGACGGAGTTCTTCCTCTTCCAAACGCCCCCTTTCTTCTTCCCCCGTTACATCTAATCATATTTCTAGTAAACGATCCAAG GCGTCTGAGCTAGCGTCGTCTCCCTCCAACGGAGCGACGGGTTCTGGGTCGGTTAAGGAATCCGGGTCGGACTCACCTGTAACGGAGCTTCGGTCCTCTGATCTGCGGGTATCTGATGTGGCTAAGGCCGATGATGGGTCTGTCCCCACCGATAAGTCTGCCGATGCTGACGTAGAGAACGTTAGTTTAGTGTCTGCGGGGACCTTAG TAGGTGAAGCTGCTGTTGATGCGGAGAAAGCCGAGGGGCTTAGCGGTCGGGTTAAGAAGAAGCCAGCGAAATCAGGTTCTAAAGTTCCATGGGGAAAGCTTCTTTCCCAGCACTCTCAG AATCCTCACCTGGTCATGTGTGGCACGCCATTCACTGCTGGCCAAAGCCGTCAGTGTAACTTATGTCTTAAAGATTCCAATATTAGCAACGTTTTGTGCAAAGTGAAGCACATAGAG AGCAATGGCACTTCTATTGCATTACTAGAAGTTACAGGAGGAAAAGGTGCTGTCCAGGTTAATGGAAGGACTTACCGTAAAAATGCTACTTTAATTCTGAATGCAGGTGATGAATTGATTTTCACTACCACAGGAGATCATGCTtat ATATTTCAGCAGCTCACCAGTGATAACTTAGATGCTCCAGGCATACCTTCTGTTAGTACTTTAGAAGCTCAGACTGCTCCTATAAAAGGGATTATTGAAGCACGGTCGAGGGATTCATCAGCTGTTAATGGTGCAGCAACAATATTGACCTCCTTGTCAACAAAAAAGAATCCAGAGATGTCCAATTTACCTTCTGGTTGCAACATGTTGGATGACTGTGTTCCAGAAGTTGACATGAAGGACAATGCTGGTAATAGTGATCCAGCAACTGCTTCTGCAAGGCAGAAAACTGTTGCTCCCGATGCTACCAATGAAAACCCGAATCTTGACAGGCTTGGATTGGATGATAGTATGGATGCTGGCAATATGAAAATCCCTGGGGCAGGTTACCCCTTAAGACCATTATTGCGTATCCTTGCTGGTACACCGTCTACTGACTTCGATTTTACAGGCAGCATAGCCAAAATTCTTGACGAGCAAAGGGAAATTAGAAAGATGCTTAAGGAATTTGATCCTCCTACAACTTCAATATCTGCTAAGCGGCAAGCATTTAAAGATGCTTTACAGGAAGGCATTCTCAGTCCGGATAATATAGACATCTCATTTGAAAATTTCCCATATTTTTTAAG TAATACGACAAAGAATGTGTTGATAGCCTCAACCTATGTGCATTTGAAGTGTAATAAATTTGCAAAGTATGCATCAGATCTTCCCACCATGAGTCCTCGAATATTATTATCTGGTCCTGCAG GTTCTGAAATATATCAGGAGACTTTGGCAAAGGCACTTGCAAAGCATTTTGGTGCTAGATTGCTTGTTGTTGATTCTCTTCTGTTGCCTGGT GGATCAACATCAAAGGAAGCTGTTAGTTTGAAAGAAACTTCAAGGGCTGAAAGGGCATCTATATATGCCAAAAGAGCTGTTCAAGCTGCTGTGTCGCAGCAGAAGAGAGCAACTTCTAGTGTAGAAGCTGATATAACAGGTGCTTCTTCACTCCATGTTTTGCCAAAGCAGGAAGTATCTACCGCTACATCTAAAAACTATACATTTAAGAAAG GTGATAGGGTTAAGTTCGTAGGTACCACATCACCTTCTACACTTTCCTCTCTACAACCTGCTTTAAG GGGACCTACAATTGGTGTACGGGGAAAAGTAGTCCTTGCTTTCGAAGAAAATGGTTCCTCAAAAATCGGGGTCAGATTTGACAGGTCTATTCCTGAAGGCAATGACCTTGGTGGTCTTTGTGAAGAAGATCATGGTTTCTTCTGTACTG CTAGCTCACTGCGCTTGGAACCAGGAGGTGATGATGTTGACAAGCCGGTTAATGAAATTTTTGAG GTCGCATTCAATGAAAGCAAAAGCAATCCCTTGATATTGTTTGTGAAAGACATAGAGAAGTCTATGGCTGGAAATACAGATGTATATACTTCCTTGAAGAGTAAGCTTGAGAATTTGCCAGCAAATGTTGTAGTAATTGGTTCTCATGCTCAGATGGACAATCGTAAGGAAAAA TCTCACCCTGGCAGTCTTTTGTTCACTAAGTTTGGAGCGAACCAGACTGCTTTGCTTGATCTTGCATTTCCA GATAATTTTGGCAGACTTCATGACAGAAGCAAAGAAACACCTAAAACCATGAAACAAGTAACTCGCCTTTTCCCTAACAAAGTGACGATCCAGTTGCCTCAG GATGAGGCTTTActtttggattggaagcagcaATTTGAGCGGGACAGTGAAACTCTTAAAGCACAGTCAAACATTGTTAGCCTTCGCTCT GTTCTCAATCGAAGTGGTTTGGACTGCCCCGACCTTGAATCACTTTCCATTAAAGATCAAAGTCTTGCAAATGAGA GTGTGGAGAAAGTGGTAGGCTGGGCATTGAGTCACCACTTCATGCATTCTTCAGAAGCTTTGGTCAAAGATGCTAAACTCATAATTTCAGCTGAaag CATCAAATATGGGTTGAGCATTTTGCAAGGAATTCAAAGCGAAAGCAAAAGCTTGAAGAAATCACTTAAG GATGTGGTCACTGAGAATGAGTTTGAGAAGAAACTCCTTGGTGATGTTATTCCACCAAGTGATATTGGGGTTAGCTTTGATGATATTGGAGCCCTTGAGAATGTCAAGGATACCTTGAAGGAATTGGTGATGCTTCCACTGCAAAGGCCTGATTTGTTTTGCAAGGGACAGTTGACAAAG CCTTGTAAAGGAATACTGCTGTTTGGGCCTCCTGGTACTGGAAAAACAATGCTTGCCAAAGCTGTTGCAACTGAAGCTGGTGCAAACTTTATTAACATATCAATGTCCAGCATTACTTCTAAG TGGTTTGGTGAAGGAGAGAAATATGTTAAAGCTGTTTTTTCACTCGCCAGTAAAATTGCACCTAGTGTTATTTTTGTTGATGAG GTTGATAGCATGTTAGGGAGACGGGAGAATCCAGGTGAACATGAGGCTATGCGTAAAATGAAGAATGAATTTATGGTAAATTGGGATGGTCTCCGTACGAAGGATAGAGAACGAGTGTTGGTTCTTGCGGCTACAAACCGGCCATTTGACCTTGATGAGGCAGTCATTCGGAGGCTTCCTCGAAG ATTGATGGTTAATTTGCCAGATGCTCCAAATCGAGAAAAAATTCTAAGAGTTATATTGGCAAAAGAGGAATTGTCATCCAATGTTGATTTGGAAGCTATTGCAAATATGACTGAAGGATATTCTGGAAGTGACCTGAAG AACCTCTGCGTGACTGCTGCACATTGTCCCATACGAGAAATTTTGGATAAGGAAAAGAAG GAGAGAGCTTCGGCAGTGGCTGAGGATAGACCTGCACCTTCGTTGTATAGCAGTGCTGACATTCGTTCTCTGAAGATGGATGATTTTAAATATGCACATGAGCAG GTTTGTGCAAGTGTGTCATCAGAGTCTACAAATATGAATGAGCTGCTTCAATGGAATGAATTATATGGAGAAGGTGGATCAAGGAAGAAAAAACCCTTAAGCTACTTCATGTAG
- the LOC107946088 gene encoding uncharacterized protein isoform X2 — protein MVETRRSSSSSKRPLSSSPVTSNHISSKRSKASELASSPSNGATGSGSVKESGSDSPVTELRSSDLRVSDVAKADDGSVPTDKSADADVENVSLVSAGTLGEAAVDAEKAEGLSGRVKKKPAKSGSKVPWGKLLSQHSQNPHLVMCGTPFTAGQSRQCNLCLKDSNISNVLCKVKHIESNGTSIALLEVTGGKGAVQVNGRTYRKNATLILNAGDELIFTTTGDHAYIFQQLTSDNLDAPGIPSVSTLEAQTAPIKGIIEARSRDSSAVNGAATILTSLSTKKNPEMSNLPSGCNMLDDCVPEVDMKDNAGNSDPATASARQKTVAPDATNENPNLDRLGLDDSMDAGNMKIPGAGYPLRPLLRILAGTPSTDFDFTGSIAKILDEQREIRKMLKEFDPPTTSISAKRQAFKDALQEGILSPDNIDISFENFPYFLSNTTKNVLIASTYVHLKCNKFAKYASDLPTMSPRILLSGPAGSEIYQETLAKALAKHFGARLLVVDSLLLPGGSTSKEAVSLKETSRAERASIYAKRAVQAAVSQQKRATSSVEADITGASSLHVLPKQEVSTATSKNYTFKKGDRVKFVGTTSPSTLSSLQPALRGPTIGVRGKVVLAFEENGSSKIGVRFDRSIPEGNDLGGLCEEDHGFFCTASSLRLEPGGDDVDKPVNEIFEVAFNESKSNPLILFVKDIEKSMAGNTDVYTSLKSKLENLPANVVVIGSHAQMDNRKEKSHPGSLLFTKFGANQTALLDLAFPDNFGRLHDRSKETPKTMKQVTRLFPNKVTIQLPQDEALLLDWKQQFERDSETLKAQSNIVSLRSVLNRSGLDCPDLESLSIKDQSLANESVEKVVGWALSHHFMHSSEALVKDAKLIISAESIKYGLSILQGIQSESKSLKKSLKDVVTENEFEKKLLGDVIPPSDIGVSFDDIGALENVKDTLKELVMLPLQRPDLFCKGQLTKPCKGILLFGPPGTGKTMLAKAVATEAGANFINISMSSITSKWFGEGEKYVKAVFSLASKIAPSVIFVDEVDSMLGRRENPGEHEAMRKMKNEFMVNWDGLRTKDRERVLVLAATNRPFDLDEAVIRRLPRRLMVNLPDAPNREKILRVILAKEELSSNVDLEAIANMTEGYSGSDLKNLCVTAAHCPIREILDKEKKERASAVAEDRPAPSLYSSADIRSLKMDDFKYAHEQVCASVSSESTNMNELLQWNELYGEGGSRKKKPLSYFM, from the exons ATGGTTGAAACGCGACGGAGTTCTTCCTCTTCCAAACGCCCCCTTTCTTCTTCCCCCGTTACATCTAATCATATTTCTAGTAAACGATCCAAG GCGTCTGAGCTAGCGTCGTCTCCCTCCAACGGAGCGACGGGTTCTGGGTCGGTTAAGGAATCCGGGTCGGACTCACCTGTAACGGAGCTTCGGTCCTCTGATCTGCGGGTATCTGATGTGGCTAAGGCCGATGATGGGTCTGTCCCCACCGATAAGTCTGCCGATGCTGACGTAGAGAACGTTAGTTTAGTGTCTGCGGGGACCTTAG GTGAAGCTGCTGTTGATGCGGAGAAAGCCGAGGGGCTTAGCGGTCGGGTTAAGAAGAAGCCAGCGAAATCAGGTTCTAAAGTTCCATGGGGAAAGCTTCTTTCCCAGCACTCTCAG AATCCTCACCTGGTCATGTGTGGCACGCCATTCACTGCTGGCCAAAGCCGTCAGTGTAACTTATGTCTTAAAGATTCCAATATTAGCAACGTTTTGTGCAAAGTGAAGCACATAGAG AGCAATGGCACTTCTATTGCATTACTAGAAGTTACAGGAGGAAAAGGTGCTGTCCAGGTTAATGGAAGGACTTACCGTAAAAATGCTACTTTAATTCTGAATGCAGGTGATGAATTGATTTTCACTACCACAGGAGATCATGCTtat ATATTTCAGCAGCTCACCAGTGATAACTTAGATGCTCCAGGCATACCTTCTGTTAGTACTTTAGAAGCTCAGACTGCTCCTATAAAAGGGATTATTGAAGCACGGTCGAGGGATTCATCAGCTGTTAATGGTGCAGCAACAATATTGACCTCCTTGTCAACAAAAAAGAATCCAGAGATGTCCAATTTACCTTCTGGTTGCAACATGTTGGATGACTGTGTTCCAGAAGTTGACATGAAGGACAATGCTGGTAATAGTGATCCAGCAACTGCTTCTGCAAGGCAGAAAACTGTTGCTCCCGATGCTACCAATGAAAACCCGAATCTTGACAGGCTTGGATTGGATGATAGTATGGATGCTGGCAATATGAAAATCCCTGGGGCAGGTTACCCCTTAAGACCATTATTGCGTATCCTTGCTGGTACACCGTCTACTGACTTCGATTTTACAGGCAGCATAGCCAAAATTCTTGACGAGCAAAGGGAAATTAGAAAGATGCTTAAGGAATTTGATCCTCCTACAACTTCAATATCTGCTAAGCGGCAAGCATTTAAAGATGCTTTACAGGAAGGCATTCTCAGTCCGGATAATATAGACATCTCATTTGAAAATTTCCCATATTTTTTAAG TAATACGACAAAGAATGTGTTGATAGCCTCAACCTATGTGCATTTGAAGTGTAATAAATTTGCAAAGTATGCATCAGATCTTCCCACCATGAGTCCTCGAATATTATTATCTGGTCCTGCAG GTTCTGAAATATATCAGGAGACTTTGGCAAAGGCACTTGCAAAGCATTTTGGTGCTAGATTGCTTGTTGTTGATTCTCTTCTGTTGCCTGGT GGATCAACATCAAAGGAAGCTGTTAGTTTGAAAGAAACTTCAAGGGCTGAAAGGGCATCTATATATGCCAAAAGAGCTGTTCAAGCTGCTGTGTCGCAGCAGAAGAGAGCAACTTCTAGTGTAGAAGCTGATATAACAGGTGCTTCTTCACTCCATGTTTTGCCAAAGCAGGAAGTATCTACCGCTACATCTAAAAACTATACATTTAAGAAAG GTGATAGGGTTAAGTTCGTAGGTACCACATCACCTTCTACACTTTCCTCTCTACAACCTGCTTTAAG GGGACCTACAATTGGTGTACGGGGAAAAGTAGTCCTTGCTTTCGAAGAAAATGGTTCCTCAAAAATCGGGGTCAGATTTGACAGGTCTATTCCTGAAGGCAATGACCTTGGTGGTCTTTGTGAAGAAGATCATGGTTTCTTCTGTACTG CTAGCTCACTGCGCTTGGAACCAGGAGGTGATGATGTTGACAAGCCGGTTAATGAAATTTTTGAG GTCGCATTCAATGAAAGCAAAAGCAATCCCTTGATATTGTTTGTGAAAGACATAGAGAAGTCTATGGCTGGAAATACAGATGTATATACTTCCTTGAAGAGTAAGCTTGAGAATTTGCCAGCAAATGTTGTAGTAATTGGTTCTCATGCTCAGATGGACAATCGTAAGGAAAAA TCTCACCCTGGCAGTCTTTTGTTCACTAAGTTTGGAGCGAACCAGACTGCTTTGCTTGATCTTGCATTTCCA GATAATTTTGGCAGACTTCATGACAGAAGCAAAGAAACACCTAAAACCATGAAACAAGTAACTCGCCTTTTCCCTAACAAAGTGACGATCCAGTTGCCTCAG GATGAGGCTTTActtttggattggaagcagcaATTTGAGCGGGACAGTGAAACTCTTAAAGCACAGTCAAACATTGTTAGCCTTCGCTCT GTTCTCAATCGAAGTGGTTTGGACTGCCCCGACCTTGAATCACTTTCCATTAAAGATCAAAGTCTTGCAAATGAGA GTGTGGAGAAAGTGGTAGGCTGGGCATTGAGTCACCACTTCATGCATTCTTCAGAAGCTTTGGTCAAAGATGCTAAACTCATAATTTCAGCTGAaag CATCAAATATGGGTTGAGCATTTTGCAAGGAATTCAAAGCGAAAGCAAAAGCTTGAAGAAATCACTTAAG GATGTGGTCACTGAGAATGAGTTTGAGAAGAAACTCCTTGGTGATGTTATTCCACCAAGTGATATTGGGGTTAGCTTTGATGATATTGGAGCCCTTGAGAATGTCAAGGATACCTTGAAGGAATTGGTGATGCTTCCACTGCAAAGGCCTGATTTGTTTTGCAAGGGACAGTTGACAAAG CCTTGTAAAGGAATACTGCTGTTTGGGCCTCCTGGTACTGGAAAAACAATGCTTGCCAAAGCTGTTGCAACTGAAGCTGGTGCAAACTTTATTAACATATCAATGTCCAGCATTACTTCTAAG TGGTTTGGTGAAGGAGAGAAATATGTTAAAGCTGTTTTTTCACTCGCCAGTAAAATTGCACCTAGTGTTATTTTTGTTGATGAG GTTGATAGCATGTTAGGGAGACGGGAGAATCCAGGTGAACATGAGGCTATGCGTAAAATGAAGAATGAATTTATGGTAAATTGGGATGGTCTCCGTACGAAGGATAGAGAACGAGTGTTGGTTCTTGCGGCTACAAACCGGCCATTTGACCTTGATGAGGCAGTCATTCGGAGGCTTCCTCGAAG ATTGATGGTTAATTTGCCAGATGCTCCAAATCGAGAAAAAATTCTAAGAGTTATATTGGCAAAAGAGGAATTGTCATCCAATGTTGATTTGGAAGCTATTGCAAATATGACTGAAGGATATTCTGGAAGTGACCTGAAG AACCTCTGCGTGACTGCTGCACATTGTCCCATACGAGAAATTTTGGATAAGGAAAAGAAG GAGAGAGCTTCGGCAGTGGCTGAGGATAGACCTGCACCTTCGTTGTATAGCAGTGCTGACATTCGTTCTCTGAAGATGGATGATTTTAAATATGCACATGAGCAG GTTTGTGCAAGTGTGTCATCAGAGTCTACAAATATGAATGAGCTGCTTCAATGGAATGAATTATATGGAGAAGGTGGATCAAGGAAGAAAAAACCCTTAAGCTACTTCATGTAG
- the LOC107946088 gene encoding uncharacterized protein isoform X4 gives MVETRRSSSSSKRPLSSSPVTSNHISSKRSKASELASSPSNGATGSGSVKESGSDSPVTELRSSDLRVSDVAKADDGSVPTDKSADADVENVSLVSAGTLGEAAVDAEKAEGLSGRVKKKPAKSGSKVPWGKLLSQHSQNPHLVMCGTPFTAGQSRQCNLCLKDSNISNVLCKVKHIESNGTSIALLEVTGGKGAVQVNGRTYRKNATLILNAGDELIFTTTGDHAYIFQQLTSDNLDAPGIPSVSTLEAQTAPIKGIIEARSRDSSAVNGAATILTSLSTKKNPEMSNLPSGCNMLDDCVPEVDMKDNAGNSDPATASARQKTVAPDATNENPNLDRLGLDDSMDAGNMKIPGAGSIAKILDEQREIRKMLKEFDPPTTSISAKRQAFKDALQEGILSPDNIDISFENFPYFLSNTTKNVLIASTYVHLKCNKFAKYASDLPTMSPRILLSGPAGSEIYQETLAKALAKHFGARLLVVDSLLLPGGSTSKEAVSLKETSRAERASIYAKRAVQAAVSQQKRATSSVEADITGASSLHVLPKQEVSTATSKNYTFKKGDRVKFVGTTSPSTLSSLQPALRGPTIGVRGKVVLAFEENGSSKIGVRFDRSIPEGNDLGGLCEEDHGFFCTASSLRLEPGGDDVDKPVNEIFEVAFNESKSNPLILFVKDIEKSMAGNTDVYTSLKSKLENLPANVVVIGSHAQMDNRKEKSHPGSLLFTKFGANQTALLDLAFPDNFGRLHDRSKETPKTMKQVTRLFPNKVTIQLPQDEALLLDWKQQFERDSETLKAQSNIVSLRSVLNRSGLDCPDLESLSIKDQSLANESVEKVVGWALSHHFMHSSEALVKDAKLIISAESIKYGLSILQGIQSESKSLKKSLKDVVTENEFEKKLLGDVIPPSDIGVSFDDIGALENVKDTLKELVMLPLQRPDLFCKGQLTKPCKGILLFGPPGTGKTMLAKAVATEAGANFINISMSSITSKWFGEGEKYVKAVFSLASKIAPSVIFVDEVDSMLGRRENPGEHEAMRKMKNEFMVNWDGLRTKDRERVLVLAATNRPFDLDEAVIRRLPRRLMVNLPDAPNREKILRVILAKEELSSNVDLEAIANMTEGYSGSDLKNLCVTAAHCPIREILDKEKKERASAVAEDRPAPSLYSSADIRSLKMDDFKYAHEQVCASVSSESTNMNELLQWNELYGEGGSRKKKPLSYFM, from the exons ATGGTTGAAACGCGACGGAGTTCTTCCTCTTCCAAACGCCCCCTTTCTTCTTCCCCCGTTACATCTAATCATATTTCTAGTAAACGATCCAAG GCGTCTGAGCTAGCGTCGTCTCCCTCCAACGGAGCGACGGGTTCTGGGTCGGTTAAGGAATCCGGGTCGGACTCACCTGTAACGGAGCTTCGGTCCTCTGATCTGCGGGTATCTGATGTGGCTAAGGCCGATGATGGGTCTGTCCCCACCGATAAGTCTGCCGATGCTGACGTAGAGAACGTTAGTTTAGTGTCTGCGGGGACCTTAG GTGAAGCTGCTGTTGATGCGGAGAAAGCCGAGGGGCTTAGCGGTCGGGTTAAGAAGAAGCCAGCGAAATCAGGTTCTAAAGTTCCATGGGGAAAGCTTCTTTCCCAGCACTCTCAG AATCCTCACCTGGTCATGTGTGGCACGCCATTCACTGCTGGCCAAAGCCGTCAGTGTAACTTATGTCTTAAAGATTCCAATATTAGCAACGTTTTGTGCAAAGTGAAGCACATAGAG AGCAATGGCACTTCTATTGCATTACTAGAAGTTACAGGAGGAAAAGGTGCTGTCCAGGTTAATGGAAGGACTTACCGTAAAAATGCTACTTTAATTCTGAATGCAGGTGATGAATTGATTTTCACTACCACAGGAGATCATGCTtat ATATTTCAGCAGCTCACCAGTGATAACTTAGATGCTCCAGGCATACCTTCTGTTAGTACTTTAGAAGCTCAGACTGCTCCTATAAAAGGGATTATTGAAGCACGGTCGAGGGATTCATCAGCTGTTAATGGTGCAGCAACAATATTGACCTCCTTGTCAACAAAAAAGAATCCAGAGATGTCCAATTTACCTTCTGGTTGCAACATGTTGGATGACTGTGTTCCAGAAGTTGACATGAAGGACAATGCTGGTAATAGTGATCCAGCAACTGCTTCTGCAAGGCAGAAAACTGTTGCTCCCGATGCTACCAATGAAAACCCGAATCTTGACAGGCTTGGATTGGATGATAGTATGGATGCTGGCAATATGAAAATCCCTGGGGCAG GCAGCATAGCCAAAATTCTTGACGAGCAAAGGGAAATTAGAAAGATGCTTAAGGAATTTGATCCTCCTACAACTTCAATATCTGCTAAGCGGCAAGCATTTAAAGATGCTTTACAGGAAGGCATTCTCAGTCCGGATAATATAGACATCTCATTTGAAAATTTCCCATATTTTTTAAG TAATACGACAAAGAATGTGTTGATAGCCTCAACCTATGTGCATTTGAAGTGTAATAAATTTGCAAAGTATGCATCAGATCTTCCCACCATGAGTCCTCGAATATTATTATCTGGTCCTGCAG GTTCTGAAATATATCAGGAGACTTTGGCAAAGGCACTTGCAAAGCATTTTGGTGCTAGATTGCTTGTTGTTGATTCTCTTCTGTTGCCTGGT GGATCAACATCAAAGGAAGCTGTTAGTTTGAAAGAAACTTCAAGGGCTGAAAGGGCATCTATATATGCCAAAAGAGCTGTTCAAGCTGCTGTGTCGCAGCAGAAGAGAGCAACTTCTAGTGTAGAAGCTGATATAACAGGTGCTTCTTCACTCCATGTTTTGCCAAAGCAGGAAGTATCTACCGCTACATCTAAAAACTATACATTTAAGAAAG GTGATAGGGTTAAGTTCGTAGGTACCACATCACCTTCTACACTTTCCTCTCTACAACCTGCTTTAAG GGGACCTACAATTGGTGTACGGGGAAAAGTAGTCCTTGCTTTCGAAGAAAATGGTTCCTCAAAAATCGGGGTCAGATTTGACAGGTCTATTCCTGAAGGCAATGACCTTGGTGGTCTTTGTGAAGAAGATCATGGTTTCTTCTGTACTG CTAGCTCACTGCGCTTGGAACCAGGAGGTGATGATGTTGACAAGCCGGTTAATGAAATTTTTGAG GTCGCATTCAATGAAAGCAAAAGCAATCCCTTGATATTGTTTGTGAAAGACATAGAGAAGTCTATGGCTGGAAATACAGATGTATATACTTCCTTGAAGAGTAAGCTTGAGAATTTGCCAGCAAATGTTGTAGTAATTGGTTCTCATGCTCAGATGGACAATCGTAAGGAAAAA TCTCACCCTGGCAGTCTTTTGTTCACTAAGTTTGGAGCGAACCAGACTGCTTTGCTTGATCTTGCATTTCCA GATAATTTTGGCAGACTTCATGACAGAAGCAAAGAAACACCTAAAACCATGAAACAAGTAACTCGCCTTTTCCCTAACAAAGTGACGATCCAGTTGCCTCAG GATGAGGCTTTActtttggattggaagcagcaATTTGAGCGGGACAGTGAAACTCTTAAAGCACAGTCAAACATTGTTAGCCTTCGCTCT GTTCTCAATCGAAGTGGTTTGGACTGCCCCGACCTTGAATCACTTTCCATTAAAGATCAAAGTCTTGCAAATGAGA GTGTGGAGAAAGTGGTAGGCTGGGCATTGAGTCACCACTTCATGCATTCTTCAGAAGCTTTGGTCAAAGATGCTAAACTCATAATTTCAGCTGAaag CATCAAATATGGGTTGAGCATTTTGCAAGGAATTCAAAGCGAAAGCAAAAGCTTGAAGAAATCACTTAAG GATGTGGTCACTGAGAATGAGTTTGAGAAGAAACTCCTTGGTGATGTTATTCCACCAAGTGATATTGGGGTTAGCTTTGATGATATTGGAGCCCTTGAGAATGTCAAGGATACCTTGAAGGAATTGGTGATGCTTCCACTGCAAAGGCCTGATTTGTTTTGCAAGGGACAGTTGACAAAG CCTTGTAAAGGAATACTGCTGTTTGGGCCTCCTGGTACTGGAAAAACAATGCTTGCCAAAGCTGTTGCAACTGAAGCTGGTGCAAACTTTATTAACATATCAATGTCCAGCATTACTTCTAAG TGGTTTGGTGAAGGAGAGAAATATGTTAAAGCTGTTTTTTCACTCGCCAGTAAAATTGCACCTAGTGTTATTTTTGTTGATGAG GTTGATAGCATGTTAGGGAGACGGGAGAATCCAGGTGAACATGAGGCTATGCGTAAAATGAAGAATGAATTTATGGTAAATTGGGATGGTCTCCGTACGAAGGATAGAGAACGAGTGTTGGTTCTTGCGGCTACAAACCGGCCATTTGACCTTGATGAGGCAGTCATTCGGAGGCTTCCTCGAAG ATTGATGGTTAATTTGCCAGATGCTCCAAATCGAGAAAAAATTCTAAGAGTTATATTGGCAAAAGAGGAATTGTCATCCAATGTTGATTTGGAAGCTATTGCAAATATGACTGAAGGATATTCTGGAAGTGACCTGAAG AACCTCTGCGTGACTGCTGCACATTGTCCCATACGAGAAATTTTGGATAAGGAAAAGAAG GAGAGAGCTTCGGCAGTGGCTGAGGATAGACCTGCACCTTCGTTGTATAGCAGTGCTGACATTCGTTCTCTGAAGATGGATGATTTTAAATATGCACATGAGCAG GTTTGTGCAAGTGTGTCATCAGAGTCTACAAATATGAATGAGCTGCTTCAATGGAATGAATTATATGGAGAAGGTGGATCAAGGAAGAAAAAACCCTTAAGCTACTTCATGTAG